The DNA sequence GATCAGTATAAATAGTGAATTCTCTCCCTTCCACTAGATGTCGAAAATACTGCACCGCTAATTTCATGGCTGTTAACTCGCGACCGAAGACAGAATACTTTTTCTGTGAAGGGGAAAATTTCTGCGAGAAGAACCCCAGCGGTTGCCATGCGCCAGCGACATTTTGTTGTAGAGTAGCTCCTGCCGCTGTATCCGAAGCATCAATCATCAGTCCCATTCGTTTTGACGAGTCAGGATAGGACAATAAAGCTGCGTTTGCTAAACTTCCCTTGCATTTCACGAAAGCTTCGTCTGCTTCGATCGTCCACTGAAGTTTTCTTGTATCGTTTTTTCGATTCCCAATAATGAGTGCTTGCAATGGTTGTTGCAATGAGACAGCATTCCGGATGAAGCGTTTGTAACCATTCAGCAATGCCAAAAATCGTCGAAGATCCTTCACCGTAATCGGACGACTGTAATCAACAACGGCTTGAACGCGATTAGCTTGAGGTTTGATACCAGATGCATTGATGTGATACCCCAAAAAGTTAACTTCTGTTTGGACAAACTTGCATTTGTCCAAGTTCAGTACCAAGCCGTTTGATTTGAGACGCTCAAAGACAGTTCGCACGTGCGATAGGTGTTCCTCCTCATTAGACGATGCAATGCATATATCATCgacaaacaccaccacaaaaTCCAAATCACCAAAGACATGATGCATAAAGCGCTGAAATGTCTGGCTCGCGTTGCATAATCCAAATTGCATCTTGGTAAATTCAAAGAGCCCGAACGAAGTGATTACAGCAGTCTTTGGAACGTCGCATTCCTCGACCGGAACAAAATGATATGCTCGTACCAAATCTAGAGTGGTAAAACAATTCTTACCTAAGAAATTGTTTAGCAAATCGTGAATATGTGGCACAGGATAACGATCTGGCACAGTCATCCGGTTTAAACTCCTGtaatctccgacaaagcgccATTGACCATTCTTTTTCGGTACGCAATGAAGTGGACTTGCCCAACTGCTTTTGGAAGGGCGACAAATCCCGAGCTCCATCATGGTCTCAAATTCTTTTTTAGCGGCTTGGAGTTTGTCTGGCGGCATTCTACGAGGTTTGGAAGCAACTGGAGGTCCAGTGGTTTGAATATGATGGGTTACATTATGTCTTACCTCAGTGCGCATTGTCGGCGGGGCGGTGATTTCTCGAAATTCGACCAGCAAGTCTCGAAAAGGATGATCTTTTGCTATAGTTGTTACACCGTAAACCGAAGATTTCGATAATCCACAAACAGTGTGTAATTTCGTACCACCATCAATAAGTCTTCTGTTTCCAAGATCTACAAGAAGACCAAAATGCGCGAGGAAATCGGCACCAATAATTGCAGAAGTAACGTCGGCTTGCAAAAAATTCCACGAAAACTTTCGGCGTAGTCCGAGATCCACTGAAACAAACTTGCTCCCATACGTTCGTATTTTCGTTCCGTTTGCTGCATGGAGTAAAAACGGCGATGGTTCTCGAGTCTTCTCTATCTTGGATGCAGGTattatcgatacatccgatccCGTGTCGATTAAGAACCGAATACTAGAAGATTTGTCGAAGATTTGCAGACGGCGACTAATTCTTAATCCGCCCACCTCGCCGATTTCGGATGGGCGGAAATCTAGTTTTTTGACTGATGATACTGACAAGGGCTTCGACATCGCGTAGCTCGATTTCCATACTTCCGGTGATACCAACAGATGTTTTCATTGGTACGATTTTGAGAAGTGGAACGCATCGTCGACCGCGCTCAGGTTGCCGTGCTTTCATTTGGCGTAGCTCTACTTTCATGGCAGCAACTTCTTCTGCTAAATTTTCCGTCGTTTCTTTTTGCACAGAAGCATGGATAACTGATGTTTGAGGAGCcatttctatcattttatCTGCCATCTCCGACAGCTTCGAAAGACTTCCATCGTGGATGCTAAGTATTGCACGTATATTAGCTGGAAGTTTTTGCAGAAATAGTCTTTTTAACAAGGAATCAttcacattcaatccggcaGCAAGTTCCTGCATCTTCGTTAAAAGATGCGTAGGACGAAGGTCTCCAAAATCGTACGATCCAAGTAGCTGATCCATTTTGGCTTGTTCCGTGAGCTCGAATCGAGAGATGAGGCGCTGCTTAACGGCTTCATATTTTCCTGTCGCAGGAGGCTGTTTTACATAATCGGCGATATGACAAAGCACGGATTGTTCGAGTTTAGCGACAATATgataaaattttgtttcatcctTATGAACGCCGGCCAACAAAAACTGAATTTCAGCTTGCGAAAACCACAACGATGGATCGTTCTTCCAGAATTCCGGAAGTTTAACCGAAACGGCTGCAGTAGCAGGGAAAGTTTCTTCGTTAGTAACGTTTTCGGTAGACATGTTCGTtcacaaattttcaaattagGAGAACTAATAACAATCCGgagatcacgtcggggtcaccaatgTAGGAGCGATTGAAAGACGATGTAAACCGTTCTAAGAGTGAACTAAGACTGACTACATTTATTCGATATTCAGTGTAACCACGGTTGCTgtaaccaatggctacttgatTACAACTAAGACATTGCTATAAGCAATCCACCACATACCCAACCGGCATTATCGCgcgatttttatgtgtatctatcatttttctcattctaacATTCAGAAAATTTTTCGTTCTGCCTCGCTCTTCTGGGTGTTGGTCTGGTTTTGCTCGCAACTTGGCTGTGTCACACCAAACATCCTCATGTTTCATATGGCTCTTCTCtttccatcgttagagagaaaCTCTTGCGTCTCGCTTTTCTGGGACTTGTCCAATTTCGTTTGCTACACCAATCGTTCACGCAAGCGTTCTCCTCTTTGTAGCAACGTACAGACACTCCCCAAAATACGCTATTAACGCAAACCggaggcaatagcgtatctcgaatattagcgtaagtcgaatttcgaggatttcagtcaaattatagttaatttattataattttgcttgaagtggTAGATTTTAGTGGTAGAAGTGGTAGTGCTTGAAGTGGTagattagttatttgatctgatttctaCAGACGATTACAAATTTATACcttttaaaatagtttttaatattcgaccaaaagggaatttattttgcatttgacattcgatttctaaaattagtacaatttgttcaaagaactgtcaaatttagaaaaaaagcgtacaggcggtcccccagatacacggtaccccttatacgcggattcggagatacacggttttctaaatttgacagttctttgaccaaattgtactgatttgacacatcaattgtaaattgccaaataatttccgtttcgatcgaatgttaaaaactatttcaaaagctttaaaactgttatattcagtaagaatcatatcaaataactCATACAGTGACTAAAACCGCCCCCTTAtagcaaaattacacgaaaattagtgaaaTTTTAGCTGGGattcacgagattcgacttacgcggaaattcgagatacgcggtattttgcggccattttcggtccccattaaccgtgtttcccggggaccgcctgtatagcGAAATCGtgtatatcgagtatggcgtatatcggggaatacctgtatagCCACACGAGGAAGGCGCTGCTTCGCGTTCACATGATAATGTGGTAGTGTGAAATCAAGTTTTCAAGCGGTAGGACGCGTCGGTGTGTGTCCGTTTTTTCTCTCGTGAAACCAGTACGGAAAACTATTTGGTAAGTACAGTTTTTAATAACAGGTTATATCAATTTATATCAAATTGAATTGTATTGATAATTGTGATATGAAATcaatttcgtttatttttaaagaaatagtAACACACGCACGAACGGAAGTGAGCACGGACCACGACAGAAGCAATATTCAATTGGTTGGTAAGTATTGTGCTTGACGTTCAATTGAACAGCTGTTGGCAAAATAGTAAATATTTCCTTCTATCCCTAGGAGTACCGAAAACAGAACAGGAGAGGAAAGAAGGCAAGAACGATCCGATCCTCCAACGTGCTAGCGCCTGGTAGAGGAGAAGCGGCAGGAAGGTAGAGACGAACATCCAGCTCGCTAGTGCAGCACGTGGGAGCAGCAAGAGGGAGGCAAGCAGCACGCGTACACACCATTCAACGAAGGCAAAGCTGGAGGAAAGGAAGAACGAGGAGAGAAGGCAGGCAAGACGGGTACGTGTGTATCCCACACCGGTTTTAGGCAGTGTGAATTGTGTGAGTATGTAAATATGTATGTGCGAGTAAGAAGGTAAAATAAAGAGAGTAAGCATGTGCAGAATGGACAAATGAGAGTAAGAGTCTTTGTAGGGAGAATGGAGAGAATGGaagaaattgaacaaaaatgtaGTATACAGAAACTAGATGTATGATACACGCTGTCGCACCGTTGCAGGGACGTGCTCTTTAGTGCTGCTAATGAGCACGATTTGAGAACGTTTTGAGCCCGTTTTTTctcatacaaaattttaaaatgtcgcGCGATAATGTCGGTTGGGTATGGCTCTTCTATTTCCATCGTTAGAAAGAAACTCTTGTGTCTCGCTTTTCTGGGACTTGTCCAATTTCGCTTGCTACACCAATCGTTCACGCAAGCGTTCTCCTCTCGCCCGCTCTTTGTATCGTTGTACAGGTACTCCCTGATATACGCTATCAATGCGGACCGaaggcaatagcgtatctcgaatatcagcgaaagtcgaatttcaaggttttcagtcaaattatagctaattttcgtataattttgcatgaagtggtaggttttagccactaaattagttatttgatctaaTTTAAACTGAATTTCTcaattttataccttttgaaatggtttttaatattcaaccaaaagggaatttattttgcatttgacattcgatttctaaaattagtacaatttcctcaaagaactttcaaatttagaaaaagcgTACAGCGACATCGCGTATttcgagtatggcgtatatcgaggAATACCTGTATATCCACACGAGGAAGGCGCTGCTTCGCGTTCTCATGAAAAAGTGGTAATGTTAAATCAAGTTTGCAAGCAGAAGGACGCGTCGATGcgtgcttgtttttttctctcgtgaaACCACTACGGAAAAACTATTTGGTAAGTACAGCTTTTAATAAAGTGTTACATCAATCTTTATCAAACTAAATGGTATTAATAATTGTGATATCAAATCATATTCGTTTTCTATAGCAAATCGGAACACACGCACGAACGGAAGTAAGCACGGACCACGATAGAAACAATATTCAATTGGTTGGTAAGTATTGCGCTTCGCGTTAAATGGAACAGCTGTTGGCAAAACATTCAATATTTCCCTCTATCCCTAGGAGTGCCGAAAACAACAGAGCAGAGAGAGGAAAGAAGGCAGGAACGATCCTCCGACGAGCTACCGCCTGGTAGAGGAGAAGCAGCTGGAAGGTAGGGACGATCATCCAGCGCGCTAGCACAGCATGTGGGAGCAGCGAGGGGGAGGCAAGCAGGAAGAATTTTCAACGGGTGCAAACCATTCGACGAAGACAACCCTGGATGAAAGGAAGAACGAGGAAAGAAGACAGGCAAGACGGGTACGTGTCTAGGACAACAACCATAAAAACTGTCAGAATGCTGAAACCAGCGCTGCTGCTTATCCGAATGCAGCCAATCGCGTTGATATCGATCATGCAGAAACACTGCCATTCAATGAATTGAGGTGAGTGCTTCTTTTCTTAAATCAAGGAAAATAATCATGACAGTTAAAGAATATTCCTTATTTGATACAGGTAGCCCAGTAAGCTATATTAGTGAGAAGATCATGCCTTTATGACTGTTATCTGATCCAGTTCCTTCCAACTacaacttacttacttacttatccgacGCCACAACCGCTTTGCGTTCTTGGTCtacctcaggagtgtccgaaaccactcacggtctcgcgcctttgTCTGTCAGTCCGTTATTCCGGCCTTAATGgtggacgcctccacgccatttTGCCACCCCAATTTGGGCCTACAACGCCTCCTCTGTGGACGTCCTAAAAAGATTTCTTCCAACTCGTGGCCAAATACACTGCCAAATTCAGTTCAGGGAGACGATTCTCCATCACATGTTTATTAAACTGCCACATACATCTATGGCATGGCCAACAATCATAGGGAAAGATCTACTTCTAACTACAAAGGTTTAGGAAATTAGAATCTTTATACTCGTGGCCAAATACACGGCCGAATTCAGTTCAGGGAGACGATTCTCCATCATATGTTTATTATGCTGTCACATACATCTATGGCATGGCCAATACTCCTACTCCACTTAATGTTCATCTTATGTATTTCAAAGATCACATCCCGTTTAAAAGAACTTGCATTATCCCTACAAAAGCTAtagaggaacaaaaaagtaaCGTTAGCAAATCTGGTATATTAGATAATGCCTTCCCAAAgaaccaagataccgaaaacgccatCAATTTCATGT is a window from the Anopheles merus strain MAF chromosome X, AmerM5.1, whole genome shotgun sequence genome containing:
- the LOC121592523 gene encoding uncharacterized protein LOC121592523, whose product is MSKPLSVSSVKKLDFRPSEIGEVGGLRISRRLQIFDKSSSIRFLIDTGSDVSIIPASKIEKTREPSPFLLHAANGTKIRTYGSKFVSVDLGLRRKFSWNFLQADVTSAIIGADFLAHFGLLVDLGNRRLIDGGTKLHTVCGLSKSSVYGVTTIAKDHPFRDLLVEFREITAPPTMRTENDICSTFRVSQKIFGTLVAKTILLQTHYPESTPSQLLQQWILNYYRKRSMTIQNYRSYLLIELHQ